A genomic stretch from Enterobacter dykesii includes:
- a CDS encoding OprD family outer membrane porin yields MKKELSLIALSLFAALPAAASQQSDSQGFIDDSHLDLFLRNAYISRDYHQGQQDKAEWGQGIIATFASGYTEGLVGFGVDGIAQYGVRLDGGRGKIGAGGIDFFKQEDDGRAKSDLAKFGATAKMRISNTVLSYGNQRPELPIINADSSRLLFESYTGTMLTSKEIDGLEVKAGYFTDEQRKSDDRHDSGLKSLSFGGASYQFNDQFSGALYASHNEEVMNKQYLGMNFKQPFSTGQQLVLDFNGYNSRLDQGYADSLDTGRSNTIWSLAASYIWDIHTFKVAYQQSSGSTGYNYGGYRDKGGVGDGGNTIWLANSYWSDFNGEDERSWQASYGLDFAGLGLPGLSWTTAYVRGDNIKTSETSNGKEHEWFNQIQYQVQDGPAKDLKLKLRYSVLRVSSNASEYNVGGDEIRAYVEYPFNVF; encoded by the coding sequence GTGAAAAAAGAATTATCATTAATTGCTTTAAGCTTATTTGCCGCATTACCTGCCGCTGCAAGCCAGCAATCCGACAGCCAGGGTTTTATTGACGACAGCCATCTGGACCTGTTTTTACGCAATGCGTATATCAGCCGCGATTACCATCAGGGCCAGCAGGACAAAGCCGAATGGGGTCAGGGGATCATTGCCACGTTTGCATCCGGCTATACCGAAGGGCTGGTAGGCTTTGGCGTGGACGGTATTGCTCAATACGGCGTGCGCCTGGACGGCGGCCGTGGCAAGATCGGCGCGGGCGGCATCGACTTCTTTAAGCAGGAAGATGACGGCCGGGCAAAATCCGATCTGGCAAAGTTTGGCGCCACCGCCAAAATGCGCATCTCGAATACCGTACTGAGCTACGGGAATCAGCGTCCTGAGCTGCCTATCATCAATGCCGACAGCTCTCGCCTGCTGTTTGAAAGCTACACCGGCACCATGCTGACCTCGAAAGAGATCGACGGTCTGGAAGTCAAGGCAGGTTACTTCACTGACGAACAGCGTAAAAGCGATGACCGCCACGACAGCGGGCTGAAGAGCCTCTCCTTCGGCGGTGCGAGCTATCAGTTTAACGACCAGTTCAGCGGCGCGCTGTACGCCTCTCATAATGAAGAGGTGATGAACAAGCAGTACCTGGGCATGAACTTCAAACAGCCTTTCAGCACCGGGCAGCAGCTGGTGCTCGACTTCAACGGCTATAACTCCCGACTGGACCAGGGTTACGCGGACAGCCTCGACACGGGCCGCAGCAACACCATCTGGAGCCTGGCGGCGAGCTACATCTGGGACATTCACACGTTCAAAGTGGCGTACCAGCAGAGCAGCGGCAGCACCGGCTACAACTACGGCGGCTATCGTGACAAGGGCGGTGTGGGTGACGGCGGAAACACCATCTGGCTGGCGAACTCCTACTGGTCTGATTTTAACGGCGAAGATGAACGTTCCTGGCAGGCATCCTACGGTCTGGACTTTGCCGGCCTTGGCTTACCGGGCCTGAGCTGGACCACCGCCTACGTGCGCGGCGATAACATCAAAACCTCTGAAACCAGCAACGGCAAAGAGCACGAGTGGTTTAACCAGATCCAGTACCAGGTACAGGATGGTCCGGCGAAGGATCTGAAGCTGAAACTGCGTTACTCCGTCCTGCGCGTATCGAGCAACGCCAGCGAGTACAACGTGGGCGGGGACGAGATCCGCGCTTACGTGGAATACCCGTTTAACGTGTTCTAA
- the speB gene encoding agmatinase, protein MSTLGHQYDNSLVSNAFGFLRLPMNFQPYDSDADWVITGVPFDMATSGRAGGRHGPAAIRQVSTNLAWEHNRFPWNFDMRERLNVVDCGDLVYAFGDAREMSEKLQAHAEKLLAAGKRMLSFGGDHFVTLPLLRAHAKHFGKMALVHFDAHTDTYANGCEFDHGTMFFTAPNEGLIDPNHSVQIGIRTEFDKDNGFTVLDAGQVNDRGVDDIIAQVKQIVGDMPVYLTFDIDCLDPAFAPGTGTPVIGGLTSDRAIKLVRGLKDLNIVGMDVVEVAPAYDQSEITALAAATLALEMLYIQAAKKGE, encoded by the coding sequence ATGAGCACTTTAGGTCATCAGTACGATAACTCTCTGGTATCTAACGCGTTTGGTTTTTTACGCCTTCCAATGAACTTCCAGCCGTACGACAGCGACGCTGACTGGGTGATCACCGGCGTGCCTTTCGATATGGCAACATCTGGCCGCGCGGGGGGACGTCACGGCCCGGCAGCGATCCGTCAGGTTTCCACTAACCTGGCCTGGGAGCATAACCGCTTCCCGTGGAACTTCGACATGCGCGAGCGCCTGAACGTGGTGGACTGCGGTGACCTGGTGTACGCCTTCGGCGACGCGCGTGAGATGAGCGAGAAGCTGCAGGCGCACGCCGAGAAGCTGCTGGCTGCCGGTAAGCGCATGCTCTCCTTCGGCGGCGACCACTTCGTGACCCTGCCGCTGCTGCGCGCCCATGCGAAGCACTTCGGTAAAATGGCGCTGGTGCACTTCGATGCACATACCGACACCTACGCGAACGGCTGCGAGTTTGACCACGGCACCATGTTCTTCACCGCGCCGAACGAAGGTCTGATCGACCCGAACCACTCCGTGCAGATCGGTATTCGCACCGAGTTCGACAAAGACAACGGTTTCACCGTGCTGGATGCGGGCCAGGTTAACGATCGCGGCGTCGACGACATAATCGCTCAGGTGAAGCAGATCGTGGGTGATATGCCTGTGTATCTGACCTTCGACATCGACTGCCTGGATCCGGCATTTGCACCGGGCACCGGTACGCCGGTCATCGGTGGTTTGACCTCAGATCGTGCCATCAAGCTGGTGCGCGGCCTGAAGGATCTGAACATTGTCGGAATGGACGTGGTGGAAGTGGCGCCTGCGTACGACCAGTCCGAGATCACCGCGCTGGCCGCAGCGACTCTGGCGCTGGAGATGCTCTACATTCAGGCTGCTAAAAAAGGCGAGTAA
- the speA gene encoding biosynthetic arginine decarboxylase, whose protein sequence is MSDDMSSFSPSSAGEQGVLRSMQEVAMSSEEASKMLRTYNIAWWGNNYYDVNELGHISVCPDPDVPEARVDLAKLVKAREAQGQRLPALFCFPQILQHRLRSINAAFKRARESYGYKGDYFLVYPIKVNQHRRVIESLIHSGEPLGLEAGSKAELMAVLAHAGMTRSVIVCNGYKDREYIRLALIGEKMGHKVYLVIEKMTEIAIVLEEAERLNVVPRLGVRARLASQGSGKWQSSGGEKSKFGLAANQVLQLVEILRERGRLDSIQLLHFHLGSQMANIRDIATGVRESARFYVELHKLGVNIQCFDVGGGLGVDYEGTRSQSDCSVNYGLNEYANNIIWAIGDACEENGLPHPTVITESGRAVTAHHTVLVSNIIGVERSEISEATPPADDAPRSLQSMWETWQEMHEPGTRRSLREWLHDSQMDLHDIHVGYSSGTFSLQERAWAEQLYLNMCHEVQKQLDPSNRAHRPIIDELQERMADKIYVNFSLFQSMPDAWGIDQLFPVLPLEGLNHAPERRAVLLDITCDSDGAIDHYVDGDGIATTMPMPEYDPENPPMLGFFMVGAYQEILGNMHNLFGDTEAVDVFVFPDGNVEIELSDEGDTVADMLEYVQLDPKKLLTQFRDQVKNTGLDDALQQQFLEEFEAGLYGYTYLEDE, encoded by the coding sequence ATGTCTGACGACATGTCTTCTTTTTCGCCTTCGTCAGCGGGCGAACAGGGTGTACTACGTTCTATGCAGGAGGTTGCGATGAGCTCCGAGGAAGCCAGCAAAATGCTGCGCACTTACAATATTGCCTGGTGGGGCAATAACTACTACGACGTTAACGAACTGGGCCACATCAGCGTCTGCCCGGATCCGGACGTCCCTGAAGCGCGCGTGGATCTCGCCAAGCTGGTAAAAGCCCGCGAAGCACAGGGCCAGCGTTTGCCTGCACTGTTCTGCTTCCCGCAGATCCTGCAACATCGCCTGCGTTCTATTAACGCCGCGTTCAAGCGCGCGCGTGAATCCTACGGCTATAAAGGCGACTATTTCCTGGTTTACCCGATCAAGGTGAACCAGCACCGCCGCGTGATTGAATCCCTGATCCACTCCGGCGAGCCGCTGGGCCTGGAAGCAGGCTCCAAAGCGGAGTTGATGGCGGTTCTGGCGCATGCGGGCATGACCCGTTCAGTGATCGTCTGTAATGGCTATAAAGACCGTGAATACATTCGTCTGGCGCTGATTGGCGAGAAGATGGGCCACAAGGTCTATCTGGTTATCGAAAAGATGACCGAAATCGCGATCGTGCTGGAAGAGGCCGAACGTCTGAACGTGGTGCCGCGCCTTGGCGTGCGTGCGCGTCTGGCGTCACAAGGTTCCGGTAAATGGCAGTCCTCCGGCGGCGAGAAATCCAAGTTCGGCCTGGCGGCAAACCAGGTGCTGCAGCTGGTGGAAATCCTGCGCGAGCGCGGTCGTCTGGACAGCATTCAGCTGCTGCACTTCCACCTTGGCTCGCAGATGGCCAATATTCGCGACATCGCCACCGGCGTGCGTGAATCCGCGCGTTTCTACGTTGAGTTGCACAAGCTTGGCGTGAATATTCAGTGCTTCGACGTGGGCGGCGGCCTCGGCGTGGACTACGAAGGGACCCGCTCGCAGTCTGACTGCTCTGTAAACTACGGCCTGAACGAATACGCGAACAACATCATCTGGGCGATCGGCGATGCCTGTGAAGAGAACGGCCTGCCGCATCCGACGGTGATCACCGAATCCGGTCGCGCGGTCACAGCGCACCATACGGTGCTGGTCTCGAACATCATCGGCGTTGAGCGTAGCGAAATCAGCGAAGCGACGCCTCCGGCAGACGATGCCCCGCGTTCCCTGCAAAGCATGTGGGAAACCTGGCAGGAGATGCACGAGCCGGGCACGCGTCGTTCCCTGCGCGAATGGCTGCACGACAGCCAGATGGACCTGCACGATATTCACGTGGGTTATTCTTCAGGCACCTTCAGCCTGCAGGAGCGCGCGTGGGCGGAGCAGCTCTACCTGAACATGTGCCATGAAGTGCAGAAACAGCTCGACCCGAGCAACCGCGCGCACCGTCCGATAATCGACGAGCTGCAGGAGCGTATGGCGGATAAGATTTACGTCAACTTCTCGCTGTTCCAGTCGATGCCGGATGCCTGGGGTATCGACCAGCTGTTCCCTGTTCTGCCGCTGGAAGGGCTGAACCATGCCCCGGAACGCCGTGCGGTGCTGCTGGACATCACCTGTGACTCCGACGGTGCCATCGACCACTACGTCGACGGTGACGGTATCGCAACGACGATGCCAATGCCTGAGTACGACCCGGAGAACCCGCCGATGCTGGGCTTCTTTATGGTCGGCGCGTATCAGGAGATCCTCGGCAACATGCACAACCTGTTTGGTGATACCGAAGCGGTGGACGTGTTCGTGTTCCCTGACGGCAACGTGGAAATCGAGCTGTCCGATGAAGGGGATACCGTGGCGGACATGCTGGAATACGTTCAGCTGGATCCGAAAAAACTGCTCACCCAGTTCCGCGACCAGGTCAAAAATACCGGGCTGGACGATGCGCTCCAGCAGCAGTTCCTGGAAGAGTTTGAAGCGGGTCTGTACGGGTATACCTACCTGGAAGACGAGTAG
- the yqgB gene encoding acid stress response protein YqgB — MNKKPVARSGFQHTLLGNGAVYGLLSPYNAAIVVNCFTLITKS; from the coding sequence ATGAATAAGAAACCGGTCGCACGGTCTGGTTTTCAGCATACTCTGCTGGGAAACGGAGCCGTTTATGGGTTGTTATCGCCGTATAACGCTGCGATAGTAGTCAACTGTTTTACACTTATTACAAAGAGTTGA
- the metK gene encoding methionine adenosyltransferase — MAKHLFTSESVSEGHPDKIADQISDAVLDAILAQDPKARVACETYVKTGMVLVGGEITTSAWVDIEEITRNTVREIGYVHSDMGFDANSCAVLSAIGKQSPDINQGVDRADPLEQGAGDQGLMFGYATNETDVLMPAPVTYAHRLVQRQAEVRKNGTLPWLRPDAKSQVTFQYDDGKIVGIDAVVLSTQHSEDIDQKSLQEAVMEEIIKPVLPTEWLSSATKFFINPTGRFVIGGPMGDCGLTGRKIIVDTYGGMARHGGGAFSGKDPSKVDRSAAYAARYVAKNIVAAGLADRCEIQVSYAIGVAEPTSIMVETFGTEKVPSEQLTLLVREFFDLRPYGLIQMLDLLHPIYKETAAYGHFGREHFPWEKTDKAALLREAAGLK, encoded by the coding sequence ATGGCAAAACACCTGTTTACGTCCGAGTCCGTATCAGAAGGACATCCTGATAAAATTGCTGACCAAATCTCCGATGCGGTGCTGGATGCGATCCTGGCGCAGGATCCAAAAGCGCGCGTAGCGTGCGAAACCTATGTCAAAACCGGCATGGTTCTGGTTGGCGGTGAGATCACCACCAGCGCATGGGTTGATATCGAAGAGATCACCCGTAACACGGTGCGTGAGATCGGCTATGTGCATTCTGATATGGGCTTTGATGCCAACTCCTGCGCGGTTCTGAGCGCGATTGGCAAACAGTCTCCAGACATCAACCAGGGCGTTGACCGTGCCGATCCGCTGGAACAGGGCGCGGGCGACCAGGGCCTGATGTTTGGCTATGCAACCAACGAAACCGACGTGCTGATGCCAGCACCGGTCACCTACGCACACCGTCTGGTGCAGCGTCAGGCTGAAGTGCGTAAAAACGGCACCCTGCCGTGGCTGCGCCCGGATGCGAAAAGCCAGGTCACCTTCCAGTATGACGACGGCAAAATCGTTGGGATTGACGCGGTAGTGCTTTCTACCCAGCATTCCGAAGATATCGATCAGAAATCCCTGCAGGAAGCAGTGATGGAAGAGATCATCAAGCCGGTTCTGCCGACCGAATGGCTGAGCTCTGCGACCAAATTCTTCATCAACCCAACCGGACGCTTCGTTATCGGCGGCCCAATGGGTGACTGCGGTCTGACCGGTCGCAAAATCATCGTTGATACCTACGGCGGCATGGCGCGCCACGGTGGCGGTGCGTTCTCCGGTAAAGATCCGTCTAAAGTTGACCGTTCTGCGGCGTACGCGGCGCGTTATGTGGCGAAAAACATCGTTGCTGCCGGTCTGGCTGATCGCTGTGAGATCCAGGTTTCCTATGCTATCGGCGTAGCTGAGCCAACCTCCATCATGGTTGAAACCTTCGGTACTGAGAAAGTGCCTTCAGAACAGCTGACGCTGCTGGTGCGCGAGTTCTTCGACCTGCGTCCATACGGCCTGATTCAGATGCTGGATCTGCTGCACCCAATCTACAAAGAAACCGCGGCATACGGTCACTTTGGTCGTGAACATTTCCCATGGGAAAAAACCGACAAAGCCGCCCTGCTGCGTGAAGCTGCCGGTCTGAAGTAA
- the galP gene encoding galactose/proton symporter has protein sequence MPDNKKQGRTSNKAMTFFVCFLAALAGLLFGLDIGVIAGALPFITDEFQISAHTQEWVVSSMMFGAAVGAVGSGWLSFKLGRKKSLMIGAILFVAGSLFSAAAPNVEVLLVSRVLLGLAVGVASYTAPLYLSEIAPEKIRGSMISMYQLMITIGILGAYLSDTAFSYSGAWRWMLGVIIIPAILLLIGVFFLPDSPRWFAAKRRFHDAERVLMRLRDTSAEAKNELEEIRESLKVKQSGWALFKENSNFRRAVFLGVLLQVMQQFTGMNVIMYYAPKIFELAGYTNTTEQMWGTVIVGLTNVLATFIAIGLVDRWGRKPTLTLGFLVMAAGMGVLGTMMHVGIHSPTAQYFAVGMLLMFIVGFAMSAGPLIWVLCSEIQPLKGRDFGITCSTATNWIANMIVGATFLTMLNTLGNANTFWVYAGLNIFFIVLTIWLVPETKHVSLEHIERNLMKGRPLREIGAHD, from the coding sequence ATGCCTGACAATAAAAAACAGGGGCGTACGTCCAACAAGGCGATGACATTCTTCGTCTGTTTCCTCGCCGCCCTGGCAGGATTACTTTTTGGCCTGGATATCGGCGTGATTGCCGGTGCATTACCTTTCATCACTGACGAATTTCAGATCAGCGCTCACACTCAGGAGTGGGTGGTGAGCTCGATGATGTTTGGCGCTGCCGTCGGGGCCGTCGGCAGCGGCTGGCTCTCCTTCAAGCTCGGGCGTAAAAAGAGCCTGATGATCGGCGCGATCCTGTTCGTTGCCGGTTCACTCTTCTCTGCCGCAGCGCCTAACGTTGAGGTTCTGCTGGTTTCCCGCGTGCTGCTCGGTCTGGCCGTGGGCGTGGCGTCCTATACCGCCCCGCTTTACCTGTCTGAAATCGCGCCGGAGAAAATCCGCGGCAGTATGATTTCGATGTACCAGCTCATGATCACCATCGGTATTTTGGGCGCGTACCTTTCCGATACCGCGTTTAGCTACAGCGGCGCATGGCGCTGGATGCTCGGCGTGATCATCATTCCGGCCATTCTGCTGCTGATTGGCGTCTTCTTCCTGCCGGACAGCCCGCGCTGGTTCGCCGCCAAACGTCGATTCCACGATGCCGAACGCGTACTGATGCGCCTGCGCGACACCAGCGCGGAAGCGAAAAACGAGCTGGAAGAGATCCGCGAAAGCCTGAAGGTCAAACAGTCCGGCTGGGCGCTGTTTAAAGAGAACAGCAACTTCCGCCGCGCGGTGTTCCTTGGCGTGCTGCTGCAGGTGATGCAACAGTTCACCGGGATGAACGTCATCATGTATTACGCGCCAAAAATCTTTGAGCTGGCGGGTTATACCAACACCACCGAACAAATGTGGGGGACCGTCATTGTCGGTCTGACCAACGTGCTGGCGACCTTTATCGCCATCGGTCTGGTAGACCGCTGGGGACGTAAGCCAACCCTGACGCTGGGCTTCCTGGTGATGGCGGCCGGTATGGGTGTCCTCGGTACCATGATGCATGTGGGCATTCACTCACCAACCGCCCAGTACTTTGCGGTCGGCATGCTGCTGATGTTTATCGTCGGGTTTGCGATGAGCGCCGGTCCGCTGATTTGGGTGCTGTGCTCTGAGATCCAGCCGCTGAAAGGGCGTGATTTTGGTATCACCTGCTCTACCGCAACCAACTGGATTGCCAACATGATCGTCGGCGCAACGTTCCTGACCATGCTCAATACCCTGGGCAACGCGAACACCTTCTGGGTCTACGCCGGTCTGAACATCTTCTTTATTGTGCTGACAATCTGGCTGGTTCCAGAAACCAAACACGTTTCTCTGGAACATATTGAACGTAACCTGATGAAAGGTCGTCCGCTACGCGAAATCGGCGCCCACGACTGA
- a CDS encoding SprT family zinc-dependent metalloprotease, with amino-acid sequence MKAPRLPIALQQAVMRCLREKLAQANLKLGRNYPEPKIVYQQRGTAAGTAWLEPYEIRLNPVLMMENQQAFIEEVVPHELAHLLVWKHFGRVAPHGKEWKWMMEAVLSVPARRTHQFELESVRRNTFPYRCQCQQHQLTVRRHNRVVRGEATYRCVKCGEPLVAE; translated from the coding sequence ATGAAAGCACCCCGTCTCCCCATCGCCCTTCAGCAAGCCGTTATGCGCTGCCTGCGGGAAAAACTCGCCCAGGCGAACCTGAAGCTCGGCCGCAATTACCCTGAACCCAAGATCGTTTATCAGCAGCGCGGAACCGCGGCGGGTACCGCATGGCTCGAGCCGTATGAGATCCGCCTTAACCCGGTGCTGATGATGGAAAACCAACAGGCGTTTATCGAGGAAGTGGTACCGCACGAGTTGGCGCATCTGCTGGTGTGGAAACACTTCGGACGCGTCGCGCCCCATGGAAAAGAGTGGAAGTGGATGATGGAAGCGGTGCTCAGCGTTCCGGCTCGCCGCACCCATCAGTTCGAGCTGGAATCGGTACGCCGCAATACCTTCCCCTACCGCTGCCAGTGTCAGCAGCACCAGCTTACCGTCCGCCGCCATAATCGCGTGGTGCGCGGCGAGGCGACCTACCGCTGCGTCAAATGCGGCGAGCCGCTGGTTGCGGAATAA
- the endA gene encoding deoxyribonuclease I has product MSRNFSLAVAFLTTALSGHALADGINSFSQAKAAGVKVNADVPGDFYCGCKINWQGKKGVVDLESCGYKVRKNENRASRIEWEHVVPAWQFGHQRQCWQDGGRKNCAKDPVYRQMESDMHNLQPAVGEVNGDRGNFMYSQWNGGEGQYGQCGMKVDFKEKVAEPPARARGSIARTYFYMRDRYDLNLSRQQTLLFNAWDKQYPVTEWECQRDERIARVQGNHNPYVQRACQAQKS; this is encoded by the coding sequence ATGTCCCGTAATTTTTCTCTCGCGGTCGCCTTTCTGACGACGGCGCTCTCAGGCCATGCTCTGGCCGACGGTATCAACAGTTTCTCTCAGGCCAAAGCGGCCGGCGTAAAGGTCAACGCTGACGTGCCGGGCGATTTCTACTGCGGCTGTAAAATTAACTGGCAGGGTAAAAAAGGGGTCGTTGACCTTGAGTCCTGCGGCTATAAGGTGCGTAAAAACGAAAACCGCGCCAGCCGTATTGAATGGGAACATGTCGTTCCGGCCTGGCAGTTTGGCCACCAGCGCCAGTGCTGGCAGGATGGCGGACGTAAAAACTGCGCAAAAGATCCGGTTTATCGTCAGATGGAAAGCGATATGCATAACCTGCAGCCTGCCGTAGGTGAAGTGAACGGCGACCGGGGTAATTTCATGTACAGCCAGTGGAACGGTGGCGAAGGCCAGTACGGCCAGTGCGGTATGAAGGTTGATTTTAAAGAGAAAGTCGCAGAGCCCCCTGCCCGTGCGCGCGGCAGTATCGCCCGCACCTACTTCTATATGCGCGACCGTTACGACCTCAACCTCTCCCGCCAGCAGACGCTGCTGTTCAACGCCTGGGACAAGCAGTACCCGGTGACGGAGTGGGAATGCCAGCGCGACGAACGTATCGCCAGAGTCCAGGGGAATCACAACCCTTACGTCCAGCGGGCTTGCCAGGCGCAAAAGAGCTAA
- the rsmE gene encoding 16S rRNA (uracil(1498)-N(3))-methyltransferase translates to MRIPRIYHPELITAGREIALSDDAANHVGRVLRMGAGQAIQLFDGSNQVFDAEITRSDKKSVHVNVLRGEVDDRESPLHIHLGQVMSRGEKMEFTIQKSIELGVSLITPLFSERCGVKLDAERLNKKIQQWQKIAIAACEQSGRNRIPEIRPAMDLEEWCAEEDSGLKLNLHPRASASINTLPLPVERVRLLIGPEGGLSADEIAMTARYQFTDILLGPRVLRTETTALTAITALQVRFGDLG, encoded by the coding sequence ATGCGCATTCCCCGCATTTACCATCCTGAACTGATTACCGCAGGCCGCGAAATCGCCCTGTCTGATGACGCAGCCAACCACGTTGGCCGCGTGCTGCGCATGGGCGCAGGTCAGGCAATACAGCTGTTCGACGGCTCAAACCAGGTTTTCGACGCGGAAATCACGCGGTCTGATAAAAAAAGCGTACACGTTAACGTCCTGCGTGGCGAAGTGGATGACCGGGAATCACCGCTGCACATCCATCTGGGCCAGGTGATGTCGCGCGGCGAGAAAATGGAGTTCACCATTCAGAAATCCATTGAACTGGGTGTAAGCCTCATTACGCCACTTTTTTCTGAGCGCTGTGGCGTTAAACTGGACGCGGAACGTCTGAACAAAAAGATCCAGCAGTGGCAGAAAATTGCCATTGCGGCTTGCGAACAGAGTGGACGCAACCGTATTCCGGAGATCCGCCCGGCAATGGATCTGGAGGAGTGGTGTGCAGAAGAAGACAGTGGGCTGAAACTCAATCTTCATCCGCGCGCCAGCGCCAGCATCAATACGCTGCCCCTGCCCGTTGAGCGCGTACGCCTGCTGATTGGCCCCGAAGGCGGCCTGTCGGCGGATGAAATTGCGATGACGGCACGTTACCAGTTTACTGATATTCTGTTGGGACCTCGCGTTCTGCGCACTGAGACAACGGCACTCACGGCCATTACCGCGCTACAGGTACGGTTTGGCGATCTGGGTTGA
- the gshB gene encoding glutathione synthase translates to MIKLGIVMDPIANINIKKDSSFAMLLEAQRRGYELHYMEMNDLYLINGEARARTRIVNVEQNYDKWYEFGTEQDIALADLNVILMRKDPPFDTEYIYSTYILERAEEKGTLIVNKPQSLRDCNEKLYTAWFSDLTPETLVTRSKAQLKEFWQKHGDIIMKPLDGMGGASIFRVKESDPNIGVIAETLTELGTRYCMAQNYIPAIKDGDKRVLVVDGEPVPYCLARIPQGGETRGNLAAGGRGEPRPLTESDWEIARRVGPTLKAKGLIFVGLDIIGDRLTEVNVTSPTCIREIEAEFPISITGMLMDAIEKRLQK, encoded by the coding sequence ATGATCAAGCTCGGCATCGTGATGGACCCCATCGCAAACATTAACATCAAGAAAGATTCCAGCTTCGCCATGCTGCTGGAAGCGCAGCGTCGCGGCTATGAACTCCACTATATGGAGATGAACGATCTTTACCTGATCAACGGTGAGGCCCGCGCGCGCACCCGCATCGTTAACGTCGAGCAGAACTATGACAAATGGTATGAGTTCGGCACCGAGCAGGACATTGCCCTGGCCGATCTCAACGTCATCCTGATGCGTAAAGATCCGCCGTTCGACACCGAATACATTTACAGCACCTACATCCTTGAGCGTGCAGAAGAGAAAGGCACGCTGATCGTCAACAAGCCGCAGAGCCTGCGCGACTGCAACGAGAAGCTCTACACCGCCTGGTTCTCTGACCTGACGCCGGAAACCCTGGTGACCCGCAGCAAAGCGCAGCTGAAAGAATTCTGGCAGAAGCACGGCGATATCATCATGAAGCCGCTGGACGGCATGGGCGGCGCGTCGATTTTCCGCGTTAAGGAGAGCGATCCGAACATTGGCGTGATTGCCGAAACGCTGACCGAGCTGGGCACGCGTTACTGCATGGCGCAGAACTATATTCCAGCGATCAAAGACGGTGACAAACGTGTTCTGGTGGTGGATGGAGAACCGGTTCCTTACTGCCTGGCGCGTATCCCGCAGGGTGGCGAAACTCGTGGGAACCTGGCGGCAGGCGGTCGCGGTGAGCCGCGCCCGCTGACCGAAAGCGACTGGGAAATTGCCCGCCGCGTTGGCCCGACGCTGAAAGCCAAAGGCCTGATCTTCGTTGGCCTGGATATCATCGGCGATCGTCTGACCGAAGTGAACGTCACCAGCCCGACCTGCATTCGTGAAATTGAAGCGGAATTCCCGATTTCGATCACCGGAATGCTGATGGACGCTATCGAAAAACGTTTACAGAAATAA
- a CDS encoding YqgE/AlgH family protein: MNLQHHFLIAMPALQDPIFRRAVVYICEYNEDGAMGIIINKPLENLQVEGILDKLKISAEARLPEIRLDKPVMLGGPLAEDRGFILHTPPVFSSSIRISDNTVITTSRDVLETLGTVEQPSEVLVALGYSSWEKGQLEQEILDNAWLTAPADMNILFKTPIADRWRDAAKLIGIDILTMPGVAGHA, translated from the coding sequence ATGAATTTACAGCATCACTTTCTTATTGCCATGCCTGCTCTCCAGGACCCGATTTTTCGCCGTGCCGTGGTTTATATTTGTGAATACAATGAAGACGGCGCGATGGGCATCATCATCAATAAACCACTGGAAAATCTTCAGGTTGAAGGAATTCTGGACAAGCTGAAAATCTCGGCTGAAGCGCGACTGCCGGAAATACGGCTTGATAAACCTGTGATGCTGGGCGGACCTCTTGCAGAAGACCGCGGTTTTATCCTGCATACGCCGCCGGTATTCTCTTCCAGTATTCGAATTTCGGATAACACCGTCATTACCACCTCGCGTGATGTGCTCGAAACGCTGGGTACCGTAGAGCAGCCTTCTGAAGTGCTGGTGGCGTTGGGCTATTCGTCCTGGGAGAAAGGCCAGCTTGAGCAAGAGATCCTCGATAACGCCTGGCTTACCGCGCCTGCGGACATGAACATCCTGTTTAAAACCCCTATCGCCGATCGCTGGCGTGACGCGGCGAAGCTGATTGGCATTGATATCCTGACCATGCCTGGCGTAGCGGGGCACGCCTGA